A single Filimonas effusa DNA region contains:
- a CDS encoding S41 family peptidase gives MGSKKLQVWLPLLFAVVMTIGMFLGFKLKEKTSGSAIGFFQNTKKSSLQEITDLINNKYVDELNKDSLNNAVIDDLLAHLDPHSIYIPAKNLDAANEELQGNFQGIGVEFQMFNDTVNVLNVIENGPSFKAGLQVGDKIIKVNDSIPLTGKAVKAEDVRKQLRGPGGSVVQVTLIRDGAAKKVAITRGTIPLLSVDVAYMITPETGFLRINKFSETTYEEFMSNLEQLKAKGMKSLILDLRGNGGGLLSEAVDIADEFLSDDKLIVYTQGAKAPRMEYRCKRPGLFETGKLTVLIDETSASASEILSGALQDWDRATIIGRRSFGKGLVQQPFQLSDGSGLRLTIARYYTPLGRNIQKPYNKGKEKYEEDLIDRLHNGELVKADTSKPTGTPFKTPAGRVVYGGGGITPDVFVPYDTATLQKEIYQLYLKGTLNRFVYNYYVENRASFKAFKNASDFAKQYSAGAREWSAITAAAAKDSINLNSVNGTGKTDLLLTLKALLARQIWRTEGYYEVMNARDPMLEKALKK, from the coding sequence ATGGGAAGTAAAAAGTTGCAGGTTTGGCTGCCGTTACTATTTGCGGTGGTAATGACGATAGGAATGTTCTTAGGGTTCAAATTAAAAGAGAAAACCTCAGGGAGTGCAATCGGCTTTTTCCAGAATACGAAGAAAAGTTCTTTGCAGGAGATCACAGACCTTATCAATAACAAATATGTGGACGAATTAAACAAGGATAGCCTCAACAATGCGGTTATCGACGATCTGCTGGCGCACCTCGATCCGCACTCCATCTACATACCTGCCAAGAACCTGGATGCCGCCAATGAAGAGCTTCAGGGTAATTTCCAGGGTATTGGCGTTGAATTCCAGATGTTTAACGATACGGTGAATGTATTAAACGTAATAGAGAATGGCCCATCCTTTAAAGCAGGCTTACAGGTAGGCGACAAGATCATCAAGGTAAACGACAGCATACCACTTACAGGCAAGGCTGTTAAAGCCGAAGATGTACGCAAGCAGTTGCGCGGACCGGGCGGCTCGGTGGTACAGGTAACCCTTATCAGGGATGGCGCTGCCAAAAAAGTAGCCATCACCCGTGGCACCATTCCTTTGTTATCCGTAGATGTGGCATATATGATCACACCTGAAACAGGGTTTCTCCGTATCAATAAGTTTTCCGAAACCACCTACGAAGAATTCATGTCAAACCTCGAGCAATTAAAGGCCAAAGGCATGAAATCACTGATCCTGGATCTTCGTGGCAATGGCGGCGGATTATTATCGGAAGCCGTAGACATTGCCGATGAGTTCCTGAGCGACGATAAACTGATCGTATACACCCAGGGAGCAAAAGCCCCGCGTATGGAATACCGTTGTAAACGCCCCGGTTTATTTGAAACGGGAAAACTTACGGTGTTAATCGATGAAACATCGGCATCTGCAAGCGAGATCCTTTCCGGCGCCCTGCAAGACTGGGACCGTGCCACCATCATTGGTCGCCGCAGCTTTGGTAAAGGCCTGGTACAACAGCCCTTCCAACTGAGCGATGGTTCCGGCCTGCGTTTAACCATCGCCCGTTATTACACGCCACTGGGCCGTAATATTCAAAAGCCGTATAACAAAGGCAAAGAGAAATATGAAGAGGACCTGATCGACCGTTTACATAACGGCGAACTGGTAAAAGCCGACACCTCAAAACCTACAGGCACCCCTTTCAAAACACCTGCCGGCAGGGTGGTATATGGTGGTGGCGGCATTACACCCGACGTATTTGTACCTTATGATACGGCCACCTTGCAAAAAGAAATTTACCAGCTGTACCTGAAAGGCACGCTCAACCGGTTTGTTTACAATTATTATGTAGAAAACCGCGCCTCCTTTAAAGCATTCAAGAATGCGTCAGATTTTGCGAAACAATACAGCGCAGGCGCCAGGGAATGGTCGGCCATTACCGCTGCCGCAGCCAAAGACAGCATTAACCTCAACAGCGTGAACGGTACCGGCAAAACCGATCTACTTCTTACCCTCAAAGCACTCCTGGCCCGCCAGATCTGGCGCACCGAAGGTTACTATGAAGTAATGAATGCCCGCGACCCGATGCTGGAAAAGGCGCTGAAAAAGTAG
- a CDS encoding N-acetylglucosamine kinase, translating into MAVKIIADSGSTKCEWRLLPEGGRAKKIFTQGMSPYFLTQEQMVAVMQKELLPKCKGVEVDELFYYGTGLANPANAKLVKSALKKLFPSARIEVNHDLLGAARALCQKEKGIACILGTGSNSCYYNGSKIVKNSPGLGYVLGDEGSGAYLGKKVIQYFLYNTFDEDLMARFVARFETTQIEILENVYKKPLPNRYLASFAIFLAENRGHYMIENIIEDGLNDFFFTHLYKYRESWTSPIHFAGSIAFGFKDVLKELCATYELELGRVLKNPIDGLVTYHS; encoded by the coding sequence ATGGCAGTAAAAATTATCGCCGACAGCGGATCCACAAAATGCGAGTGGCGTTTGTTGCCGGAGGGAGGAAGAGCGAAGAAGATCTTTACACAGGGTATGAGTCCTTATTTCCTGACACAGGAACAAATGGTGGCAGTAATGCAAAAGGAGCTTTTACCCAAATGCAAGGGAGTTGAAGTGGACGAACTGTTTTATTACGGTACAGGATTGGCTAACCCCGCTAATGCGAAACTGGTGAAATCGGCCCTGAAAAAGCTGTTCCCTTCGGCCCGCATTGAAGTGAACCACGATCTGCTGGGCGCCGCACGTGCGCTTTGTCAGAAGGAAAAAGGCATCGCCTGCATCCTGGGAACCGGTTCCAACTCCTGCTACTACAACGGCAGCAAGATTGTAAAGAACAGCCCGGGACTTGGATATGTATTGGGAGACGAGGGAAGTGGCGCTTACCTGGGCAAAAAAGTGATCCAGTATTTCTTATATAATACGTTCGACGAAGACCTGATGGCGCGTTTTGTTGCCCGCTTCGAAACAACGCAGATCGAGATCCTGGAAAATGTATATAAAAAACCGCTCCCTAACAGGTACCTGGCTTCATTTGCCATCTTCCTGGCTGAGAATCGCGGCCATTATATGATCGAAAATATTATTGAGGACGGCTTGAATGATTTCTTCTTTACCCATCTGTATAAATACCGGGAAAGCTGGACTTCTCCCATCCATTTTGCGGGAAGTATAGCCTTCGGTTTTAAAGATGTATTGAAAGAGCTCTGTGCTACTTATGAACTGGAGTTAGGTCGTGTCCTCAAAAATCCAATAGATGGATTAGTAACATATCATTCGTGA
- the murQ gene encoding N-acetylmuramic acid 6-phosphate etherase, producing MNKLKRVTEEPSPYRHLEKMSIGELLANINQEDQTVPHAVRKAIPQIEQLVTAVSDKMLAGGRMFYIGAGTSGRLAIVDASECPPTYGVPYGLVIGIIAGGDIAITQAVEFAEDSKEQGWTDLLQYNVSANDVVIGLAASGTTPYVIGALEECRKRGITTGCIVCNPGSPIADLSDFPVEVIVGPEFVTGSTRMKSGTAQKLVLNMISTSVMIQLGRVEDNSMVNMQLSNEKLIERGARMVQSQLQYLDYESARSLLLQYGSVKKAVDSRLYSLR from the coding sequence ATGAACAAACTGAAAAGAGTTACCGAAGAACCTTCACCCTACAGGCACCTCGAGAAAATGAGTATCGGGGAATTACTGGCAAACATCAACCAGGAAGACCAGACTGTTCCGCATGCTGTCAGAAAAGCCATCCCCCAGATTGAACAACTCGTTACCGCTGTCAGCGATAAAATGCTCGCAGGCGGCAGAATGTTTTATATCGGCGCAGGCACCAGCGGGCGGCTGGCCATTGTTGATGCCAGTGAATGCCCGCCTACTTATGGTGTGCCGTACGGACTGGTGATTGGTATTATTGCCGGTGGCGATATTGCCATTACCCAGGCGGTTGAATTTGCGGAAGACAGTAAAGAACAGGGCTGGACAGACCTGCTCCAGTATAATGTAAGTGCCAATGATGTGGTAATAGGGCTCGCCGCAAGCGGAACTACTCCCTATGTGATTGGCGCGCTTGAAGAATGCCGTAAAAGAGGTATTACTACCGGTTGTATTGTTTGCAACCCAGGTAGTCCTATCGCCGATCTGTCCGACTTTCCCGTGGAAGTGATCGTAGGCCCCGAGTTCGTTACTGGCAGCACCCGTATGAAAAGCGGCACGGCCCAGAAACTGGTGCTGAATATGATCTCTACATCTGTTATGATCCAGTTGGGCAGGGTAGAAGATAACAGCATGGTGAACATGCAGCTTAGCAATGAAAAACTGATTGAAAGAGGCGCCAGGATGGTACAATCTCAATTACAGTACCTCGATTATGAGAGCGCCAGGTCGCTGCTGCTGCAATATGGCAGCGTTAAAAAAGCAGTTGACTCCAGGTTGTACTCTCTGCGCTGA
- a CDS encoding 7TM diverse intracellular signaling domain-containing protein, giving the protein MKRLGAHMGTAVLKLAVFAATLLLAARLQAQQAVAITPQLEEHIFTFKEIEVLHDETGMLQWQQITAPATSARFKPNRASTPQNTKLNEYYWYRIRIKRDSAVNKSFLLEFFDQTIDEITAYMPTAAGGYDSIALGDHQPFGKRLFRHKNFELPVTNSHNGEAVYYFRIRSSQLADIIVVLRSVNRFVGYALDEYFSFGIFYGMILIFSFYNLIMFIAVRQRQYLYYVLYILSVGLYEMSTDGIAFQYLWPHAIHWNEYAFAVPLLCISVFTLLFTRKLLHVRTKFPLLSTCIEIVIVARISFFVICWFFHPQWLNYKFIEFIPLALAYFTGVYMLAKGYRPARFFVLGYSFLLIGFLLKFFIMLGYSWLNFGAVSYYSLGFCFITEMFFLSFAIGDKVRLLKKKRERARQEMIRQMTVNARLKDNLNRKLEQQVRERTKELLEKTALIEQQNKELAEVNDLLLEQAEEISRMNALLEQDNTQLRSNVEKVTQARALSAPVNFEEFSSIYPDAESCFRFLAGLKWKEGYACRKCGNTQHFPGHQPFSRRCSKCGYEESVLANTIFQNSRIPINKAFYMVFLIYSAKGKISSHKLSGILGIRQSTCWTYLNKVRALMEERKKELRQADEHGWSKLVC; this is encoded by the coding sequence ATGAAACGATTGGGTGCGCATATGGGAACAGCTGTTCTTAAGCTGGCAGTATTTGCTGCAACTTTGCTTTTAGCCGCACGGCTTCAGGCACAACAGGCAGTTGCCATTACGCCCCAACTGGAGGAACATATTTTTACATTTAAGGAAATTGAGGTCCTGCACGATGAAACGGGGATGCTGCAATGGCAGCAGATAACGGCGCCGGCAACATCTGCACGCTTTAAGCCTAATCGGGCCAGCACTCCCCAGAATACTAAACTCAATGAATACTATTGGTATCGCATTCGCATAAAGCGCGATAGTGCAGTCAATAAATCATTTCTGCTTGAATTCTTTGACCAGACGATCGATGAAATCACCGCCTATATGCCAACAGCTGCAGGCGGTTACGATAGCATTGCGCTGGGCGATCATCAGCCCTTCGGTAAAAGGCTTTTCAGACATAAGAACTTCGAATTACCTGTAACCAACAGCCATAACGGCGAAGCTGTTTATTATTTCCGTATCAGGTCGAGCCAGCTGGCCGATATTATTGTGGTATTACGCTCGGTGAACCGTTTTGTAGGATATGCGCTGGATGAATATTTTAGCTTTGGCATTTTCTATGGCATGATCCTCATTTTCAGTTTTTATAACCTGATCATGTTTATCGCTGTAAGGCAAAGACAGTATCTCTATTATGTATTGTATATATTGAGCGTAGGCCTTTATGAAATGTCTACCGATGGTATTGCCTTCCAATACCTGTGGCCGCATGCCATTCACTGGAATGAATATGCTTTTGCAGTGCCGTTGTTATGCATCAGTGTTTTTACCTTGCTCTTCACACGAAAGCTGCTGCATGTACGCACAAAGTTTCCGCTGCTCAGCACTTGTATCGAGATAGTGATCGTTGCGCGCATTTCGTTTTTCGTCATTTGCTGGTTCTTTCATCCGCAGTGGCTGAATTATAAGTTTATCGAATTTATTCCCCTGGCGCTGGCCTATTTTACAGGTGTATACATGCTGGCAAAAGGGTATCGCCCCGCCCGCTTCTTTGTATTGGGATATAGTTTCCTGCTGATAGGTTTTCTTTTAAAGTTCTTTATCATGCTGGGATATAGCTGGCTCAACTTTGGTGCTGTCAGCTATTATAGTCTGGGGTTTTGTTTTATCACGGAAATGTTCTTCCTGTCATTTGCTATCGGCGATAAGGTGCGGCTGCTGAAAAAGAAAAGAGAGCGCGCCCGGCAGGAAATGATCCGGCAGATGACGGTGAACGCACGCTTGAAGGATAACCTGAACCGCAAGCTCGAACAACAGGTAAGAGAAAGAACCAAAGAGCTGCTGGAGAAAACAGCGCTTATTGAACAGCAGAATAAGGAGCTCGCCGAGGTAAATGACCTGCTGCTGGAACAGGCGGAAGAAATTTCCCGTATGAATGCGCTGTTGGAACAGGACAATACACAGTTACGCTCCAATGTTGAAAAAGTTACCCAGGCACGTGCGTTATCTGCCCCGGTGAACTTTGAAGAATTCAGCAGTATTTACCCGGATGCCGAAAGCTGTTTCCGTTTCCTCGCTGGCTTAAAATGGAAAGAGGGCTATGCCTGCCGTAAGTGCGGGAATACGCAGCATTTTCCAGGTCATCAGCCTTTTAGCCGGCGTTGCTCCAAATGCGGCTACGAAGAATCTGTACTTGCCAATACCATCTTCCAGAATAGCAGGATCCCTATTAATAAGGCTTTTTACATGGTGTTCCTTATTTACTCCGCAAAAGGTAAGATCTCCTCTCACAAATTATCAGGGATCCTCGGAATCCGCCAAAGCACCTGCTGGACCTACCTGAATAAGGTACGTGCGCTGATGGAAGAGCGTAAAAAAGAACTCCGCCAGGCCGACGAGCACGGGTGGAGCAAACTGGTGTGCTAA
- a CDS encoding SusC/RagA family TonB-linked outer membrane protein, whose amino-acid sequence MKQKISLLTSFLLAVCFMAFAQTPASVKGVVKDSTGNPISGVTVRVVGTGQGIVTNTQGEYQLRPASAQATLEFSFVGYETQLIPMNGRTQIDLVMLQSTSSLGEAVVVIGYGAQRKKDLTGSVSVISAADIANRPIVNAGEALQGKAAGVQVTSVSGKPGAVLSIRVRGSSSISAGNEPLYVVDGIPMTDIAAFSPNDIESVSVLKDAASTAIYGTRAANGVVVITTKKGKKGQSRIDFTSYFGTSTPTRKLHMLNAKQYQEYANETLGAGTVTDAMVQANDINWQDEVFRTGTQQNYQLALSGGNDKTQHYISLGYTNQKGMVKPATYERFNARVNLSSKIKDWLTVSTSTLMSREHINDVTDNAGVARGGVVLSALTTPPTVPMYDAQGRIGQNPQTGWENPLGAIIGRDNKFLNDRIVSNVGFDFNLLKGLVVQSRFGLDYKNNDNKGSTDPIYTQAGRNARGSLSERLSKELVWLSEQTITFTQNWNKHNFSALGGWSVQDSHYEETYLTASVIDSQYRFSDWSRRYALAQNKTTAPARTIKEWGLMSYFARFSYDYAGKYLFQANMRVDQSSKFAPGNRTAAFPSFSAGWRISDEAFMKNVRAVNDLKLRASWGKNGNQEGIDSYDYLSLNKIDPTTGAVDINTIAPQTLTWEKTTQTNIGIDATFLNRRLTFTADFYVKNTKDVLVKVPVSGQIVSSLLLNSGSMRNIGQEFMLSSRNIVKKDLTWTTDFNIAFNQNKVLKIADGIGELTAFGEIYEKGNAIVLKEGYGLGQFIGYVAAGVDPATGLQLYQAGDGSKVTEPKPSDRRLIGSAQPKFVYGMTNAVSYKNFDLSVFIQGSQGNKIYNGVRVETEGMKDSRNQSTAILSRWRKPGDVTNMPGVLAGSDNNALISTRFLENGSYLRFRTITLSYRLGESLIERIGFRSASIYVSAQNLFTITKYTGFDPEVNSYGSSNNTQDNRNVSLGIDYGAYPQAKIFLVGLNIGL is encoded by the coding sequence ATGAAACAGAAAATTTCGCTGTTGACATCCTTCTTGCTGGCAGTTTGCTTCATGGCATTTGCGCAAACGCCTGCTTCAGTAAAAGGTGTCGTAAAAGATTCAACCGGAAATCCAATTTCCGGCGTTACCGTTCGCGTAGTAGGAACCGGTCAGGGTATAGTGACCAATACCCAGGGAGAGTACCAGCTGCGACCCGCTTCGGCGCAAGCCACCCTGGAATTCTCTTTTGTAGGTTATGAAACGCAACTGATCCCAATGAATGGGCGTACACAAATAGACCTCGTAATGCTCCAGTCCACTAGTTCTCTGGGTGAGGCTGTAGTGGTCATAGGTTATGGCGCTCAACGCAAAAAAGATCTTACCGGTTCCGTATCGGTAATATCGGCGGCAGATATTGCCAACAGGCCTATTGTAAATGCCGGTGAGGCATTGCAGGGTAAGGCTGCCGGTGTGCAGGTGACGTCCGTTTCAGGTAAACCGGGCGCCGTGCTTTCCATCCGTGTACGCGGCTCTTCCTCCATCAGCGCCGGTAATGAACCGCTTTATGTGGTGGATGGTATTCCTATGACAGATATTGCCGCTTTCTCTCCTAATGATATAGAATCGGTTTCTGTGCTGAAAGATGCGGCTTCCACCGCTATCTATGGTACAAGGGCCGCAAACGGGGTTGTGGTGATCACTACCAAAAAAGGTAAAAAAGGGCAGTCCAGGATTGATTTTACTTCCTACTTCGGCACCAGCACTCCTACCCGTAAACTGCACATGCTTAATGCCAAACAATACCAGGAATATGCCAATGAAACGCTGGGGGCCGGTACTGTTACCGATGCCATGGTGCAGGCAAACGATATCAACTGGCAGGACGAAGTCTTTAGAACAGGTACACAGCAGAACTATCAACTGGCATTGTCCGGCGGCAACGATAAAACACAGCATTATATTTCACTGGGATATACCAACCAGAAGGGTATGGTGAAGCCTGCTACCTACGAGCGCTTCAATGCCAGGGTGAACCTGAGTTCAAAAATTAAAGACTGGCTCACTGTTTCTACTTCCACATTAATGTCGCGCGAGCATATCAACGATGTTACCGATAACGCCGGTGTGGCCAGGGGAGGTGTTGTTTTATCTGCCCTTACCACACCGCCAACTGTACCCATGTACGATGCACAGGGCCGAATTGGACAGAACCCGCAAACAGGATGGGAAAACCCTTTGGGCGCTATCATTGGCAGGGATAACAAATTTCTTAACGACAGGATCGTCTCTAATGTAGGATTCGATTTCAACCTGTTAAAAGGGCTGGTCGTACAATCGCGCTTTGGGCTCGACTATAAGAATAATGACAACAAAGGTTCTACCGATCCTATTTACACACAGGCTGGCCGTAATGCCAGGGGCTCGCTAAGCGAACGTCTTTCCAAAGAACTGGTATGGCTGAGCGAACAAACCATCACCTTTACCCAAAACTGGAATAAACATAATTTCAGCGCGCTGGGTGGCTGGTCTGTTCAGGACTCACACTACGAAGAAACCTATCTTACCGCTTCTGTCATCGATTCACAATATCGCTTCAGCGACTGGAGCCGCCGTTATGCCCTGGCGCAAAATAAAACCACTGCGCCTGCCAGAACCATTAAGGAATGGGGGCTGATGTCGTATTTCGCAAGGTTCTCTTACGATTATGCCGGCAAATACCTGTTCCAGGCGAATATGCGTGTTGACCAGTCTTCTAAGTTCGCACCCGGTAACAGAACGGCTGCTTTCCCTTCTTTCTCTGCCGGATGGCGCATTTCGGACGAAGCCTTCATGAAGAATGTACGTGCTGTGAACGATCTGAAACTGCGTGCCAGCTGGGGCAAGAACGGTAACCAGGAAGGTATCGACAGCTACGACTATCTGTCATTGAACAAGATTGATCCTACCACAGGCGCCGTTGATATTAATACTATTGCACCGCAAACGCTTACCTGGGAAAAAACAACGCAAACCAATATCGGTATCGACGCAACCTTCCTCAACAGGCGCCTCACCTTTACCGCCGATTTCTATGTAAAAAATACGAAGGATGTACTGGTTAAAGTACCGGTAAGCGGCCAGATCGTATCCAGCCTGTTACTGAACAGTGGCTCTATGCGGAACATAGGCCAGGAGTTTATGCTTTCAAGCCGCAACATTGTTAAGAAGGATCTTACGTGGACAACAGATTTCAATATCGCGTTTAATCAGAATAAAGTATTGAAGATTGCCGATGGTATTGGTGAACTCACTGCCTTTGGTGAGATCTATGAAAAAGGAAATGCGATTGTACTGAAAGAAGGGTATGGCCTCGGACAGTTTATTGGTTATGTGGCTGCAGGTGTTGATCCTGCTACGGGTTTACAGTTGTATCAGGCCGGCGATGGTTCCAAGGTAACGGAGCCGAAGCCTTCAGACAGGCGATTGATAGGAAGCGCACAGCCTAAGTTTGTATACGGTATGACCAACGCCGTTTCTTATAAGAACTTTGATCTGTCCGTATTCATACAAGGTTCACAGGGAAATAAAATATACAATGGCGTGCGGGTGGAAACAGAAGGGATGAAAGATTCCCGGAACCAGAGTACAGCTATCTTAAGCAGGTGGAGGAAGCCGGGTGATGTTACCAATATGCCCGGTGTGCTTGCCGGAAGTGATAACAATGCACTCATCTCTACACGCTTCCTGGAAAACGGTTCTTATCTCCGTTTCAGAACCATTACATTGTCGTACAGGTTAGGGGAAAGCTTGATTGAAAGGATTGGCTTCAGAAGTGCATCGATATATGTATCGGCGCAAAACCTGTTCACCATTACCAAATACACCGGCTTTGATCCGGAAGTGAATTCATATGGCTCTTCCAATAATACACAGGATAACAGGAATGTTTCCTTAGGTATCGATTATGGTGCTTATCCTCAGGCTAAAATATTCCTGGTGGGTTTAAATATAGGTCTGTAA
- a CDS encoding RagB/SusD family nutrient uptake outer membrane protein has translation MKTNYILYTIMLAVVLAAGSACSKVLDKEPVTWLVRENEDSTITAAAAENLVAGIYLYYKREALEFSVFDRITNGDVLSDNNYAGGDNTANITLDNFRFNSLNGNLNRDWQRAYELIGRTNIALAQIVACNDPALTAARKSQMLAELRFFRAFTYFDLVRLFGRVPLILQRPDESTSETLLKSTIVPRSSVDSVYNAIRADLWFAKANAREVAAAPNKYLVSKGAVNATLAKVHAAMPSPNWDSVRYYCDQTIPSYSLVSDYNFLWDNNHKNSSEAIWEINFSGYNSGDGVGNWIPSIFVGGSIGNYEGGGWKKFSTPSNDLVALFNTESDNIRRNASIKFLDITGQFSDVNWPSNNYPFIVKFNDPRDGTNDFYMIRLPDIMLLKAEALVKANDVTGAMLIVAAIRARVSLGPKTAANAAAAETVIANERRLELAFEGHRWFDLVRTGKAVEVMNAQKGLNGTPLNYNVQPYRTIMPVPQQQIDLNPALDQNPEY, from the coding sequence ATGAAAACAAATTATATTTTATATACGATCATGCTGGCGGTTGTTTTGGCTGCCGGCTCCGCCTGTTCTAAAGTGCTCGATAAAGAGCCGGTTACATGGCTGGTGCGTGAAAACGAAGATTCTACCATCACGGCAGCAGCAGCTGAAAACCTGGTGGCAGGTATTTACCTGTACTATAAAAGGGAAGCGCTTGAGTTCTCTGTTTTCGACCGGATCACTAATGGCGATGTATTGTCCGATAATAATTATGCGGGCGGCGATAACACTGCCAATATCACCCTTGATAACTTCCGGTTCAATTCGCTGAATGGCAACCTCAACCGCGACTGGCAAAGGGCTTATGAGCTGATAGGCAGAACGAATATTGCCCTGGCCCAGATCGTAGCCTGTAACGATCCGGCATTGACGGCCGCACGTAAGAGCCAGATGCTGGCTGAGCTGCGTTTCTTCAGGGCTTTCACTTATTTCGACCTGGTAAGGCTTTTTGGAAGAGTGCCGCTTATCCTGCAAAGGCCCGATGAGTCTACTTCCGAAACCCTGCTGAAGTCTACTATCGTTCCGCGTTCTTCAGTTGACTCGGTATATAATGCTATCCGTGCCGATCTTTGGTTTGCAAAAGCCAATGCCCGTGAGGTTGCTGCAGCACCCAACAAATACCTGGTATCAAAAGGTGCGGTGAATGCAACCCTGGCCAAAGTTCATGCAGCAATGCCTTCACCCAACTGGGATTCTGTAAGGTATTACTGTGATCAGACCATTCCATCATACAGCCTGGTGTCTGATTACAATTTCCTGTGGGACAACAATCATAAGAACAGTAGTGAAGCCATATGGGAGATCAACTTCTCAGGATATAATTCAGGTGATGGCGTTGGTAACTGGATTCCCTCCATTTTTGTAGGTGGCAGCATTGGCAACTATGAAGGTGGGGGATGGAAAAAATTCAGTACGCCTTCTAACGACCTGGTAGCGCTGTTTAATACAGAAAGCGATAACATCCGTCGCAACGCGTCTATTAAATTTCTGGATATCACAGGACAGTTTTCCGATGTCAACTGGCCTTCCAATAATTATCCTTTTATTGTCAAGTTCAATGATCCGCGCGATGGTACGAACGATTTTTATATGATACGCCTGCCTGACATTATGCTGCTGAAAGCAGAAGCATTGGTGAAAGCTAATGATGTTACGGGTGCTATGCTTATTGTTGCTGCTATCCGTGCCCGTGTGAGCCTGGGACCTAAAACGGCTGCCAATGCTGCTGCGGCCGAAACGGTGATTGCCAACGAAAGAAGGCTGGAGCTTGCGTTTGAAGGGCATCGCTGGTTCGATCTTGTTCGTACCGGTAAAGCAGTAGAAGTAATGAATGCACAAAAGGGATTGAACGGAACACCGCTGAATTATAATGTGCAGCCATATCGTACCATTATGCCTGTTCCGCAGCAACAGATCGATTTAAACCCTGCATTGGATCAAAATCCTGAGTATTAA